Below is a genomic region from Microbulbifer sp. ALW1.
AACCGGGAGACCGCTCTCCCAGCAGGTAATCCGCCAGTTCAAAGGCGCAGCCGAGAAACGGTATCGCCTGCCGGTACTGCCCCTCCTCGCAAAGCATGGCGCCCCGCTCCATCCATTCCAGCCACGCCTGCTCCGCACGGGAGACACTCGTCATCAGCCACTGGCGATGATTGGCACACAGAAATCGTAAGTTCACCGTCAGCCCTCTTGTTCGGCCCGCTGCGGGGCACACCTCAAACACTGCAAACCATGCTAATGCGAAGCATTATCATTTGCAATTGAAAGATAGATTGTCGAAAGTGATGTGAGTGAATTGCGCCGCCAGAATTCGACTAAACTGAAATTAAGCTGCTCACAATTCAACCAGCGACAGATTTGGCTGACAGGGCCTGGCGAAGTGGCCTGAGGTGTTTTCCGGCAGCGGCAAGCAGACAGATTGAGCCCTCGCCAGTGAAAGCCAAAGGTGAAGACCAGCGGTAAAACTCACAGGTAAAAAAAAGCCGGCAGATTGCAGCTGCCGGCTAGGGGTCAGTGCCCTTGGGGATGGGCACTTGGGAGGCGTGCCCAGGGGGACGGGCACGCCTTTGGGTTCTCACCCAAATTCCACTGCATCCGATGCACTTCCTTCACTACAAAGACTAAGCTGCGGGGCTAAGGTTCCCCACAATTTTTTCTGTCTTCGTATTCCGTTTCCGGCCTTCGGATTCACAGAACTCTATCCCACAAGACGCACCTGTGCGGGCAAAATATTTCCATTCTGAGACTTTATTCCCCGCAGCCGAGCAATCTCCCGTTTGAGCGGGCAATAAACAGTCAACTTTGCGGAAACGCGATGACGATGCGCGCTGGCGACAGATCAAAATTCAGGCAAAAAAAAGCCCCGATGGGGGTAGTTTCGGGGCGAGGGGCTTCTGACTAAGCTTTGGGGGATGATGTTGCAATCCAACGATCTTGCTTCTTAGAGGGGCTGTTTCCGGCGGAGTTCCACCGGAAACAAAAAATTTTCAAAATAATTTAAAAATTTTTAGTGCGCCTCGTCCCAGTTGGCCCCTTCTCCCAGTTCGGCAATCAGGGGCACGTCCAGTTCCGCCGCTGCCTGCATCAATTCCGGGATCCGCTGCACCACCAGCGAGCGCTCATCCGCCGGCACTTCCAGCACCAGTTCATCGTGCACCTGCATGATCAGCCGGGTCTTGAGTTTCTCGTCCCGCAGCCAGGCGTCCACCGCGATCATTGCGCGTTTGATGATGTCTGCCGCGGTGCCCTGCATGGGTGCGTTGATCGCCGTGCGCTCGGCGGCCTGGCGCTGCATGCCGTTGCGGGAGTTGATCTCCGGCAGATACAGACGGCGACCAAACAAAGTCTCGACATACCCCTTGTCCGCGGCCTGTTTGCGGGTATTTTCCATATACGCCAGTACGCCCGGGTAGCGCTCGAAGTAGCGGTCGATATACGACTGCGCATCCGCGCGCGGAATATCCAGCTGCTTGGCGAGACCGAAGGCGCTCATGCCGTAAATCAGGCCAAAGTTGATCGCCTTGGCGCGACGGCGCTGCTCGTCAGTGACTTCCGTCACCGGCACCTCGAACACTTCAGCGGCGGTTGCGCGGTGAATGTCCGCGCCCTCGGCAAAGGCATCCAGCAACCCCTTATCCCCGGACAGGTGCGCCATGATGCGCAGTTCGATCTGGGAATAGTCCGCGGCCACGATGGCGCTGCCGCCGTTGATGCGCGGATCGGCCACAAACGCCTGGCGAATGCGACGGCCCTCTTCGGTACGGATCGGAATGTTCTGCAGGTTGGGGTCGGAAGAAGACAAGCGCCCGGTGGCGGCCACCGCCTGGTGGTAGGAGGTGTGCACACGGCCGGTGGTCGGGTCGATCATTAGCGGCAACTTGTCGGTGTAGGTATTCTTCAGCTTGGCCATACCGCGGTACTGCATGATCAGCGCCGGCAGCTTGTGTGACAGCGCCAGTTCCTGCAACACCGGTTCCGCGGTGGACGGTGCCCCTTTCGGGGTTTTCTTGATGACCGGAATTTCCAGCTTCTCGAACAGGATGGTGCCCAGCTGTTTGGTGGAGCCGAGATTAAACTCCTCCCCCGCCTCGTCGTAGGCCTGCTGCTCCAGCTCGCGCATTTTCTGCTCCAGCTCGCCGGATTGCCTGTTCAGCATGGCCGCGTCGATATAGGTCCCGTTGCGCTCAATGCGGGTGAGTACCGGCACCAGCGGCATTTCGATTTCGTCGAGGACTTTTTCCAGGCTCGGCTCTTTGGCGAGACGGCCGCTCAGTTCCTGGTGCAGGCGCAGCGTAATATCGGCATCTTCGGCGGCGTAAGGACCGGCCTTGTCCAGCTCGATCTGATTGAAAGTCAGCTGTTTGGCGCCCTTGCCGGCGATGTCTTCAAATTTGATGGTGGTCTCGCCCAGGTATTTCAGCGCGAGGGTGTCCATATCGTGGCGGCTGCCGGTGCTGTTCAGCACGTAGGACTCGAGCATGGTATCGCGGGCGATGCCGCGCAGCTCGATGTCATAGTTGGCCAGGATGTGGCCGTCGTACTTGAGGTTCTGGCCGACTTTTTTGCAGTTCTCGTCTTCGAGAATCGGCTTCAGTTTCGCCAGCGCCTTGTCGAAATCGATCTGTGCTGGGGCGCCCATATAGTCGTGGGCCAGTGGCAGGTATGCGGCTTCGCCCGCTTCCACCGCAAAGCTCACGCCCACCAGTTTCGCCTGCATATAGTTGAGGCTGGTGGTTTCGGTATCAAAGGCGAAAATTTCCGCGCTCTTGAGTTTCTGCAGCCAGTTATCCAGCTCTTTTTCGTCGAGGAGGATGCTGTAGTTACGCTCAACGGCCATGGCCTCGGCGGCGGACTCGGCATCGCCCTCGCCGGCCAGCTCTTCCACCCAGCTGCGGAATTCCATTTCGGTAAACAGCTCGCGCAGCCTGTCGGTATCCGGTTCGCTGTTAGCCAGCGTCTGTGGCTTATAGTCCATTTCCACATCGGTCTTGATGGTGGCGAGCACATAGGACATATCCGCCGCGTTCTTGTG
It encodes:
- the polA gene encoding DNA polymerase I; translated protein: MSNDKSSSAPLILVDGSSYLYRAFHALPPLATSNGQPTGAVRGVISMLRKHLKEHPDSPVVVVFDAKGKTFRDELFEEYKSHRPPMPDDLRAQIQPIHDIIDAMGLPRLVIDGVEADDVIGTLALQGAEQGMDVIISTGDKDMAQLVRPGVTLVNTMSNTVMDVDGVKDKFGVGPELIIDFLALMGDKVDNIPGVPGVGEKTALALLQGLGSLKDIYANLEGIAPLGFRGSKTLAKKMEEHKNAADMSYVLATIKTDVEMDYKPQTLANSEPDTDRLRELFTEMEFRSWVEELAGEGDAESAAEAMAVERNYSILLDEKELDNWLQKLKSAEIFAFDTETTSLNYMQAKLVGVSFAVEAGEAAYLPLAHDYMGAPAQIDFDKALAKLKPILEDENCKKVGQNLKYDGHILANYDIELRGIARDTMLESYVLNSTGSRHDMDTLALKYLGETTIKFEDIAGKGAKQLTFNQIELDKAGPYAAEDADITLRLHQELSGRLAKEPSLEKVLDEIEMPLVPVLTRIERNGTYIDAAMLNRQSGELEQKMRELEQQAYDEAGEEFNLGSTKQLGTILFEKLEIPVIKKTPKGAPSTAEPVLQELALSHKLPALIMQYRGMAKLKNTYTDKLPLMIDPTTGRVHTSYHQAVAATGRLSSSDPNLQNIPIRTEEGRRIRQAFVADPRINGGSAIVAADYSQIELRIMAHLSGDKGLLDAFAEGADIHRATAAEVFEVPVTEVTDEQRRRAKAINFGLIYGMSAFGLAKQLDIPRADAQSYIDRYFERYPGVLAYMENTRKQAADKGYVETLFGRRLYLPEINSRNGMQRQAAERTAINAPMQGTAADIIKRAMIAVDAWLRDEKLKTRLIMQVHDELVLEVPADERSLVVQRIPELMQAAAELDVPLIAELGEGANWDEAH